The following coding sequences are from one Salinicoccus sp. Bachu38 window:
- a CDS encoding metal-sulfur cluster assembly factor, whose translation MDKAMEESMMGALENVIDPELGIDIVNLGLVYGVHLDEDGNAGVEMTLTSMGCPMGPQIVDQVKTALSELPEVKETEVNIVWNPPWDKDKMSRYAKIALGVT comes from the coding sequence ATGGATAAAGCAATGGAAGAAAGCATGATGGGTGCCCTTGAGAACGTCATCGACCCGGAACTCGGCATCGATATCGTCAACCTTGGCCTCGTCTATGGTGTCCATCTTGATGAAGATGGCAATGCAGGTGTTGAAATGACACTTACATCCATGGGCTGCCCGATGGGACCACAGATTGTGGACCAGGTCAAAACTGCACTCTCGGAACTTCCCGAAGTCAAAGAGACGGAAGTCAACATCGTATGGAATCCGCCATGGGATAAAGATAAAATGAGCCGTTACGCCAAGATTGCACTCGGTGTAACATAA
- a CDS encoding undecaprenyl-diphosphate phosphatase — translation MDIMEIIRYIFLGLLQGFTEPIPVSSSGHLVIAREIFGIEARGLSFEILLNTASLVAILFIYRMDITAIVINLSRFLFKGARDEEATEDFRYTIYLVIATIPVGVLGILLKDIIGDNVSMLTVGLMLFVTGIALWFIKNKRGVKRDGDLNVKDAIIVGLAQCVALMPGVSRSGAALVGSMAVGMNQKNALRFVFLLYIPVSLGTALISVGDLVNDPEIMSLAVPYALAFIASIIATYFGLKWLQGVMERGNLAIFTYYCFALGSFAILYHIFFL, via the coding sequence ATGGACATCATGGAAATTATCCGTTACATATTTTTAGGGCTGCTGCAGGGGTTCACTGAACCCATACCCGTTTCATCCAGCGGCCATCTCGTCATCGCCCGGGAAATATTCGGAATCGAGGCGCGGGGGCTGTCATTCGAAATACTGCTGAACACCGCTTCGCTCGTCGCAATCCTGTTCATCTACCGGATGGACATTACGGCAATTGTCATCAATCTGAGCCGGTTTCTTTTCAAAGGGGCACGGGATGAGGAGGCGACAGAAGACTTCCGCTATACCATCTATCTCGTCATCGCCACCATTCCGGTCGGCGTCCTCGGCATCCTGCTCAAGGACATCATCGGGGACAACGTCTCCATGCTGACGGTCGGCCTGATGCTGTTCGTCACCGGCATTGCACTCTGGTTCATCAAGAACAAACGGGGTGTAAAGCGGGATGGGGACCTGAACGTCAAGGATGCCATCATCGTCGGACTGGCCCAGTGCGTCGCACTGATGCCTGGTGTGAGTCGCAGCGGTGCGGCACTCGTCGGTTCGATGGCTGTCGGCATGAACCAGAAGAACGCCCTCCGGTTCGTCTTCCTGCTCTACATTCCGGTGTCGCTCGGCACAGCGCTGATCTCCGTCGGGGACCTTGTAAACGACCCCGAGATCATGTCGCTCGCCGTTCCTTACGCACTTGCCTTCATCGCCAGCATCATCGCCACATACTTCGGTCTGAAGTGGCTGCAGGGTGTGATGGAGCGGGGGAATCTCGCAATATTCACCTACTACTGTTTTGCGCTGGGTTCATTCGCCATCCTGTATCATATATTCTTCCTGTAG
- the clpB gene encoding ATP-dependent chaperone ClpB, protein MDINRMTYTVQSIIERAQSISVDLKLQSIEVEAVMKGLLTVDESMARDVLERANIDVDALLAKYDEKLSKYNVVKGDNVQYGQYMSNGFTQLVNRAEKIMAEMKDEYVSVEHMLMAGIETEPILKDTVGNKNEVIREIINKVRGGNHVTTQNPEVQYEVLEKYGRDLVEEVRSGNVDPVIGRDEEIRNSIRILSRKRKNNPVLIGEPGVGKTAIVEGLAQRIVRKDVPDSLLDKTIFELDLSALVAGAKYRGEFEERLKAVLKEVKESEGRILLFIDEIHMLVGAGKTEGAMDAGNMLKPMLARGELHCIGATTLNEYREYIEKDSALERRFQKVQIPEPDVEDTISILRGLKERYEVHHGVRITDRALVAAAELSDRYITDRFLPDKAIDLMDQASATIRTEMGSNPTELDQINRRVMQLEIEEQALKSEDDSVSKARLEELQKELSEAREAQQSLAQRVEREKGQIQKVNDKREELDRTRQELDDAENNYELEKAAELRHGRLPQLERELAELEAALQEESAGENRIIREVVTEDEIGYIVSQWTGIPVSKLVETEKDKLLKLSDILHERVVGQDEAVDLVADAVIRARAGIKDPNRPTGSFLFLGPTGVGKTELAKTLAATMFDSEKHMIRIDMSEYMEKHAVSRLIGAPPGYVGHEEGGQLTEAIRRQPYSVILLDEVEKAHTDVFNILLQLLDEGRLTDSKGRAVDFRNTIIIMTSNIGSNHLLDTVMEDGEISEGTKDIVMKEVHQYFKPEIINRMDDIVIFSPLSRENMKLITDKLINDLNRRLTDQHMTVEVTDAVKDWISEEAYEPQFGARPLKRFIQRHIETPLARKLIEADLSEGINVKIDYQDGALQFDM, encoded by the coding sequence ATGGATATCAACAGAATGACGTACACCGTGCAGTCCATCATCGAACGGGCACAGTCGATCTCCGTGGACCTGAAGCTCCAGTCGATAGAAGTGGAGGCCGTCATGAAGGGACTACTGACTGTCGACGAAAGCATGGCGCGGGATGTACTGGAACGGGCGAACATCGATGTGGACGCACTGCTCGCAAAATATGATGAAAAGCTGTCGAAGTACAACGTGGTCAAAGGCGACAATGTCCAGTATGGCCAGTATATGTCGAACGGATTCACGCAGCTTGTGAACCGGGCCGAGAAGATCATGGCCGAGATGAAGGATGAATATGTATCTGTCGAGCATATGCTGATGGCCGGCATCGAGACGGAACCGATCCTGAAGGATACTGTCGGGAACAAGAATGAAGTGATCAGGGAAATCATCAACAAAGTCAGAGGGGGAAACCATGTGACAACACAAAATCCGGAAGTGCAATATGAAGTGCTTGAAAAATATGGGCGCGACCTTGTCGAGGAAGTCCGGAGCGGCAATGTGGATCCGGTGATCGGACGCGATGAGGAAATCCGCAATTCGATCCGCATACTGAGCCGCAAGCGCAAGAACAACCCGGTGCTGATCGGTGAGCCGGGGGTCGGCAAGACGGCCATCGTGGAAGGGCTCGCCCAGCGCATCGTACGCAAGGATGTACCGGACAGCCTGCTCGATAAGACCATCTTCGAACTCGACCTGTCCGCACTTGTCGCCGGTGCCAAGTACCGCGGTGAGTTCGAGGAGCGCCTGAAGGCGGTCCTCAAGGAAGTGAAGGAATCCGAAGGGCGCATCCTGCTCTTCATAGATGAAATCCATATGCTGGTCGGCGCCGGCAAGACCGAAGGCGCCATGGATGCCGGCAATATGCTGAAGCCGATGCTTGCCCGCGGTGAACTCCACTGCATCGGTGCGACCACACTGAATGAATACCGCGAGTATATCGAAAAGGACTCTGCCCTGGAACGCCGTTTCCAGAAGGTCCAGATACCGGAACCGGATGTCGAGGATACGATTTCCATCCTCCGCGGACTGAAGGAGCGCTATGAGGTGCACCACGGGGTGAGGATCACCGACCGTGCCCTCGTTGCAGCGGCTGAACTGTCCGACCGCTATATCACCGACCGCTTCCTGCCGGACAAAGCGATCGACCTGATGGACCAGGCGAGTGCCACAATCCGCACGGAGATGGGCTCCAACCCGACCGAGCTCGACCAGATCAACCGCCGTGTCATGCAGCTCGAAATTGAGGAGCAGGCACTGAAGTCGGAGGACGATTCCGTATCAAAAGCACGGCTTGAAGAGCTCCAGAAGGAGCTGTCCGAAGCACGTGAAGCCCAGCAGTCGCTCGCCCAGCGCGTGGAGCGGGAGAAAGGTCAGATCCAGAAGGTCAATGATAAGCGCGAGGAGCTTGACCGTACACGCCAGGAGCTGGATGATGCCGAGAACAACTATGAGCTTGAAAAGGCGGCTGAACTCCGCCATGGCAGACTGCCGCAGCTCGAGCGCGAACTCGCCGAGCTTGAAGCGGCACTGCAGGAGGAGAGCGCCGGGGAGAACCGCATCATCCGTGAAGTGGTGACGGAGGATGAAATCGGCTATATCGTCAGCCAGTGGACGGGCATCCCGGTCTCCAAACTCGTCGAGACGGAAAAGGACAAGTTGCTGAAGCTCTCCGACATCCTGCATGAACGCGTAGTCGGCCAGGATGAAGCGGTCGATCTCGTTGCTGACGCCGTCATACGGGCGCGGGCAGGCATCAAGGATCCGAACCGTCCGACCGGCAGCTTCCTCTTCCTCGGTCCGACCGGTGTCGGCAAGACGGAACTTGCCAAGACACTGGCGGCGACGATGTTCGATTCCGAGAAGCACATGATCCGGATCGACATGAGCGAGTATATGGAGAAGCATGCCGTATCAAGGCTCATCGGTGCACCGCCTGGATATGTCGGACATGAGGAGGGCGGCCAGCTGACAGAAGCCATCCGCCGTCAGCCGTATTCCGTCATCCTGCTCGATGAAGTGGAGAAGGCACACACGGATGTCTTCAACATCCTGCTTCAGCTGCTTGATGAAGGCCGCCTGACGGATTCGAAAGGACGCGCCGTCGACTTCAGGAATACGATCATCATCATGACATCGAATATCGGTTCGAACCATCTGCTCGATACGGTGATGGAAGATGGGGAGATATCCGAGGGCACGAAAGACATCGTCATGAAGGAAGTCCACCAGTATTTCAAACCTGAGATCATCAACCGCATGGACGACATCGTCATCTTCAGCCCGCTGTCCAGGGAGAACATGAAGCTCATTACGGACAAGCTGATCAACGACCTGAACAGGCGGCTTACCGATCAGCATATGACCGTAGAAGTCACGGACGCGGTCAAGGACTGGATATCAGAAGAGGCCTATGAACCGCAGTTCGGTGCAAGACCCCTCAAACGCTTCATCCAGCGCCACATCGAGACGCCGCTTGCGAGGAAGCTCATTGAAGCGGATCTGTCTGAAGGCATCAATGTAAAGATCGACTATCAGGATGGCGCACTTCAATTCGATATGTAG
- the ehuB gene encoding ectoine/hydroxyectoine ABC transporter substrate-binding protein EhuB, with the protein MKNYTLLLMLGLILVLAACGNGGSEGGGSEGGDSAEGESSGDSGAESGKLAELQESGTVSVGFANEPPYAYEDSESGELEGAAIDIATAVFQEMGIDNVEGHLTDWGELIPGVQAGQYDAITAGMAILPDRCENALFAEPEMQYGEGLVVEAGNPHDIHSYADIAENPDVTVALMEGTTQFDFLDQEGVDPSQIMSVGDIPAQLSAVQSGNADVTAATEATLRAAYESLDSEDVEIVEDFEQPDIDGIPSYGAAAFNLEDEELRNAYNDALETLKEEGTIDEILDESQGFTAENNRVEVGEMTTAQLCEAE; encoded by the coding sequence TTGAAGAATTACACACTGTTACTTATGCTCGGTCTTATTCTCGTACTGGCAGCCTGCGGCAATGGAGGCTCTGAAGGGGGAGGCTCTGAAGGGGGAGACTCCGCAGAAGGGGAATCCAGTGGAGATTCTGGAGCTGAATCCGGCAAGCTGGCTGAACTTCAGGAAAGTGGCACAGTAAGTGTCGGGTTTGCGAATGAACCGCCGTACGCATATGAAGATTCCGAAAGTGGAGAACTTGAAGGCGCGGCAATCGACATTGCGACAGCGGTGTTCCAGGAAATGGGCATCGACAATGTAGAAGGTCACCTGACCGACTGGGGAGAGCTGATTCCAGGCGTACAGGCTGGACAGTATGATGCGATCACCGCCGGTATGGCAATCCTGCCGGACAGATGTGAAAACGCATTGTTCGCAGAACCGGAAATGCAGTACGGTGAAGGTCTCGTCGTCGAAGCAGGCAACCCGCATGATATTCACAGCTATGCAGATATCGCAGAAAATCCTGACGTGACAGTGGCACTGATGGAAGGAACAACACAGTTCGACTTCCTGGATCAGGAAGGCGTGGATCCAAGCCAGATCATGTCAGTCGGAGACATCCCTGCACAGCTTTCAGCGGTACAGTCCGGCAATGCAGATGTTACAGCAGCAACCGAAGCAACATTGAGGGCGGCATATGAATCACTGGATAGTGAGGATGTGGAAATCGTCGAAGATTTTGAACAACCGGATATCGATGGAATTCCAAGTTATGGAGCAGCAGCCTTCAACCTTGAGGACGAAGAGTTGCGCAATGCATATAACGATGCGCTCGAAACGTTGAAGGAAGAGGGGACAATCGACGAGATTCTTGATGAGTCCCAAGGCTTTACTGCTGAAAACAACCGGGTGGAAGTCGGAGAAATGACAACTGCGCAACTATGTGAAGCCGAATAA
- the ehuC gene encoding ectoine/hydroxyectoine ABC transporter permease subunit EhuC: MFDTGVNILTYLSQGAWTTISIFLTATFFSFVMAFIAGLSRLAKNPLIRGFTTVYVEIFRGTSLIVQLFWLYYAVPMLFNIDLGSNWWVGVVAIALNYGAYMSEVVRSSILSIDKGQTEASIALNLSRFQRMRHIILPQALRLMLPEFGNYSIQILKGTALVSLIGLTDILYYGDIYRSSNLSEGPLAYLMVLVMYFIIALPLIWLSKQGEKMSRRGVAS, translated from the coding sequence ATGTTTGATACCGGGGTGAACATACTGACCTACCTGTCCCAGGGTGCATGGACGACCATCAGCATATTTCTGACAGCCACATTCTTTTCCTTTGTGATGGCTTTCATTGCCGGCCTCTCACGGCTGGCGAAAAATCCATTGATTCGTGGATTTACTACAGTATATGTTGAAATCTTCCGGGGGACATCGCTGATAGTCCAGCTTTTCTGGCTCTATTATGCCGTGCCGATGCTGTTCAATATCGATCTTGGAAGCAACTGGTGGGTAGGGGTCGTTGCGATTGCACTGAACTACGGGGCCTATATGTCGGAAGTGGTCAGAAGTTCCATTCTTTCCATCGACAAAGGGCAGACGGAAGCGAGTATCGCACTGAATCTTTCGAGATTCCAGCGCATGAGACATATCATACTGCCTCAGGCGCTCAGGCTGATGCTGCCTGAGTTCGGCAACTATTCAATTCAGATACTTAAAGGGACTGCACTTGTTTCACTGATCGGCCTGACGGACATCCTCTATTATGGGGACATATACCGTTCTTCCAATCTTTCCGAAGGCCCGCTGGCATATCTGATGGTGCTCGTCATGTACTTCATCATTGCATTGCCGCTCATCTGGCTTTCCAAACAAGGTGAGAAAATGTCCAGGAGAGGGGTGGCGAGCTGA
- the ehuD gene encoding ectoine/hydroxyectoine ABC transporter permease subunit EhuD produces the protein MSATYWSWETFVDAFPIILEGLKITLGLTIASYLLAMVAGFIWLILESTPVKPFNFIVYWIKEFIRSTPPIVQIFFLYFAWPMVPYIGTSFTPFVAAMLALGIHFSTYISEVYRSGIESVDKGQWEASTALNFSTRDKWSKIVLPQALPPTIPMLGNYLIILFKEVPLAATIGVVGILSIARSYGAQTWSYIEPLTIVAILFLLLSYPSALLIRRLENKMNRRFDKKPKKVKVAE, from the coding sequence ATGTCAGCAACATATTGGAGTTGGGAAACATTCGTCGATGCATTTCCGATCATACTGGAAGGACTCAAAATCACGCTGGGTCTCACCATTGCGAGCTATCTGCTGGCAATGGTGGCTGGATTCATCTGGCTGATACTCGAGTCCACACCGGTCAAGCCGTTCAATTTCATCGTCTACTGGATCAAGGAATTCATACGGTCCACGCCACCGATCGTACAGATTTTCTTCCTGTACTTTGCGTGGCCGATGGTTCCGTATATCGGAACATCGTTCACACCATTCGTCGCTGCCATGCTGGCTCTGGGCATCCACTTCTCGACCTACATCAGCGAAGTGTACCGTTCCGGTATAGAAAGTGTGGACAAGGGGCAATGGGAGGCATCAACGGCACTCAACTTTTCAACAAGGGACAAATGGTCTAAAATCGTCCTGCCACAGGCACTGCCACCAACGATACCGATGCTCGGGAACTACCTGATCATCCTGTTCAAGGAAGTGCCGCTTGCAGCAACAATCGGGGTGGTCGGCATACTGAGTATCGCACGGAGCTACGGCGCGCAGACATGGTCCTATATCGAACCGCTGACCATCGTCGCCATCCTGTTCCTCCTGCTCAGCTATCCTTCTGCACTGTTGATCAGAAGGCTTGAAAATAAAATGAATCGTCGATTCGACAAAAAGCCAAAGAAAGTGAAGGTGGCCGAATAA
- a CDS encoding amino acid ABC transporter ATP-binding protein — MMEPIVQYKDVHKSFGDTHVLKGINLDIYPTEKIAIIGPSGSGKTTIIRLLMTLEEPTDGDIIVAGENLWKMEVGGKMKTASEKHLRAVRKNIGMVFQHFNLFPHKTILDNCVTPLVQVKKMKKSEAVELSKQMLDRVGLGDKYEAYPSNLSGGQKQRVAMARALVMKPKIMLFDEVTSALDPELVGEVLEVIRDLAEQDDMAMVLVTHEMDFALEIADRVLFLDDGVIAESGTADEVINKSDNPRLQDFLRRFRKEEV, encoded by the coding sequence ATAATGGAACCAATCGTACAATATAAGGATGTTCATAAGTCATTCGGTGATACACATGTCCTGAAGGGCATCAATCTCGATATCTACCCGACTGAAAAGATTGCGATCATCGGACCAAGTGGCTCAGGGAAGACGACAATCATCCGTCTGCTGATGACACTGGAGGAGCCGACCGATGGGGACATCATCGTCGCCGGCGAAAACCTCTGGAAGATGGAAGTGGGCGGAAAGATGAAGACGGCGAGCGAAAAGCACCTGCGTGCAGTAAGAAAGAATATCGGCATGGTCTTCCAGCACTTCAACCTCTTCCCGCACAAGACGATACTGGACAACTGCGTCACGCCGCTTGTCCAGGTTAAGAAGATGAAGAAGTCGGAAGCGGTGGAACTGTCCAAGCAGATGCTTGATCGCGTGGGGCTTGGAGACAAATACGAAGCATATCCTTCCAACCTTTCGGGCGGCCAGAAACAGCGTGTCGCCATGGCACGTGCACTGGTCATGAAGCCGAAGATCATGCTTTTCGACGAAGTCACCTCAGCACTCGACCCGGAACTCGTGGGGGAAGTGCTCGAAGTCATCCGCGACCTTGCAGAACAGGACGATATGGCCATGGTTCTCGTCACCCATGAGATGGATTTCGCTCTGGAAATCGCAGACCGCGTCCTCTTCCTCGATGACGGTGTCATCGCCGAATCAGGAACAGCTGACGAAGTCATCAACAAATCCGACAACCCGAGACTTCAGGATTTCCTGAGAAGGTTCAGAAAAGAAGAAGTGTAA
- a CDS encoding glycerol-3-phosphate dehydrogenase/oxidase — protein MLNTLTRKDQLQHMEKVDYDIVVVGGGITGAGIALDAAKRGMKVALVEMQDFAEGTSSRSTKLVHGGLRYLKQFQVGVVRETGIERAIVYENGPHVTTPEWMLLPFHKGGTFGQFTTSIGLRVYDMLAEVKRSEQRKMLSVDDVLEKEPLVKRDGLLGGGYYVEYRTDDARMTIEVMKKAAEFGADPINHVKAVGFVYDEGKIVGIHAEDQLGGETYQILGRRVINATGPWVDDVRSHDEEAKKGKKQLFLSKGVHLVFDEKDFPLHQAVYFDAKSDGRMIFAIPRDGKTYVGTTDTHYEGDKQNPVTTTEDRQYLLDTANDMFPGLSLGEEHIESTWAGIRPLIHEEGKDPSEISRKDEIWESKTNLITIAGGKLTGYRHMAEEIVDLVAKRLSKDYGLKFRKSDTEHQPISGGDVGGSEGFNDFVRHMGDRAPSYGLSITNGQKLASHYGSNVERIYEIIGGLGEASEHYGLTKDVHAKVIYSIQHEMAANPRDYFVRRTGELYFDIANVEKYKEGVIQLMGDILEWDDATRQTYKDELEIASRQAKGATAMEHA, from the coding sequence ATGCTGAACACATTGACCAGAAAAGACCAATTACAGCATATGGAGAAAGTCGATTACGATATCGTTGTCGTTGGTGGTGGAATCACTGGAGCGGGGATTGCCCTCGATGCGGCGAAGCGCGGCATGAAGGTTGCGCTTGTCGAGATGCAGGATTTTGCTGAAGGGACGAGCAGCCGGAGCACGAAACTCGTCCATGGTGGACTGCGGTATCTGAAGCAGTTCCAGGTGGGCGTCGTACGTGAAACCGGAATCGAACGCGCCATCGTATATGAAAACGGCCCGCATGTAACGACCCCTGAATGGATGCTCCTCCCCTTCCACAAAGGCGGCACATTCGGCCAGTTTACGACGAGCATCGGCCTGCGGGTCTATGATATGCTCGCCGAAGTCAAAAGGAGCGAGCAGCGCAAGATGCTGAGCGTGGATGATGTGCTGGAGAAGGAGCCACTCGTCAAACGGGACGGACTGCTTGGCGGCGGCTACTATGTAGAGTACAGGACGGATGACGCCCGCATGACGATCGAAGTCATGAAGAAGGCGGCAGAGTTCGGCGCAGACCCGATCAACCATGTCAAAGCCGTCGGCTTCGTCTATGATGAAGGCAAAATCGTCGGCATACACGCTGAAGACCAGCTCGGCGGGGAGACATACCAGATTCTCGGCCGCCGCGTCATCAATGCAACCGGACCATGGGTGGATGATGTCCGTTCCCATGACGAGGAAGCCAAGAAGGGCAAGAAGCAGCTATTCCTTTCAAAAGGTGTACACCTCGTCTTCGACGAGAAGGATTTCCCGCTCCATCAGGCGGTCTATTTCGATGCCAAATCAGATGGCCGCATGATCTTCGCGATTCCGAGGGACGGCAAGACATATGTCGGAACTACGGATACGCACTATGAGGGTGACAAGCAGAATCCCGTCACAACGACCGAAGACCGCCAGTACCTTCTTGATACGGCGAACGACATGTTCCCGGGTCTCAGCCTCGGCGAGGAGCATATAGAGTCCACATGGGCAGGCATCAGGCCCCTTATCCATGAAGAAGGCAAGGATCCTTCCGAAATTTCCAGAAAGGATGAGATCTGGGAGTCCAAAACCAACCTCATCACCATTGCCGGCGGCAAACTGACAGGCTACCGTCACATGGCCGAGGAAATCGTCGACCTCGTCGCCAAACGCCTGTCCAAGGACTACGGTCTCAAATTCAGGAAGAGCGATACCGAACACCAGCCGATTTCAGGCGGTGACGTCGGGGGCAGCGAGGGCTTCAATGATTTCGTGAGACATATGGGAGACCGCGCCCCATCATACGGCCTCTCCATCACAAATGGCCAGAAACTTGCATCACATTACGGCAGCAATGTCGAACGGATATACGAAATCATCGGCGGACTTGGTGAGGCTTCAGAGCACTATGGACTGACGAAGGATGTTCATGCGAAAGTCATCTACAGCATTCAGCACGAAATGGCTGCAAATCCACGCGACTACTTCGTCAGACGCACAGGTGAACTTTACTTCGACATCGCCAATGTAGAAAAATACAAAGAGGGCGTCATCCAATTGATGGGCGACATCCTCGAATGGGATGACGCCACACGTCAGACCTATAAGGACGAACTTGAAATCGCCTCCCGCCAGGCAAAAGGCGCTACCGCCATGGAACACGCATAA